The sequence ggtgttttttgttagttttgtgCCATTTCTTATACGTCTAATGTTAAACTGATGTTGTTTTCTAGCCAAGCATGAGGACTGGAAAGTTGCTAAACTGAATGTaagtaaaatatttttaattggATGTTCACATTTCTTAACTTGGTTATTTCCCAAATATAATTTTAATATGTTGTACTTCATAACAGGAACACAAGCGTGCCTTTGAGAGGATGTGGCTGGGCTTTCTCAAGTATAAGGTATCATAAAATGTTGATTGCACAATcatctaaatgttttttattaaaatgtgttctctGTACACATCTATAACACTGTGCCATCTCATATCTGTGTTGTAGTTGCCAAGCAACATGTATAAAAAGATCCTGGTGATCCTCCATGACTCCATTTTGCCCAACATGAGTAAACCCACACTGATGATTGACTTCTTGTCTGCTGCCTATGAAGTCGGTAAGTCATGCGTGTGGCTCAGTAGTGACAATACTCTTAACATCGTCATGTGAGCTGACAACAACTGCTTTAAAATAACCACAGTGGTGTTTTTACATATGCTGGTAATCATgattttgtcatgtttttgttgaacAGGTGGGGCTATCAGCCTGCTGGCCCTCAATGGGCTTTTTGTCCTCATACATCAACACAACTTGTGAGTATTacacaaatacaattattaatttgGTCACTTAGTGACATTAATTACAGTAATATGTTGAAGAAACATGAGGCTCCATTCTGATTCTATAAAGTACAACAGTAGACTgaacaatttgtttttattgcataAATACTGTACTATATGTTGTGTGCTTGCTTGCTTGCAGAGATTACCCGGACTTCTACAAGAAGTTGTATAATCTGCTTGAGCCTTCTGTTTTCCATGTGAAGTACAGAGCACGCTTTTTCCACCTCGCTAACCTCTTCCTTAGCTCCAGGTAAGAACATTCATGCTTTacttaaatgttcttttcttcaCCCTCAGTTTATCCAGTTACAGTTGTGTGCTTCTGTCCTTGTGGAGCACCGGACAGGCGTCAGTTGTAGTTAATAGTATTTTTAATTGACCTGCAGATCCTGCATTAGTGATCGACAGCTACATTTTTCTGGTTAACCACACCTTTTGATTGTTGGCCACTGTTGTGCCCCACTGAATTAAAGTGGGTTTCTAAGGAGAATGTAATTATCTGATTCAAGCTGAACGTACGACCatgataaacaaataaaagcagataAATGCATTTGTAACATTTGCTGCATATGTGTTTCTGCCTTCCTCCAGTCACTTGCCAGTGTACCTAGTGGCCGCGTTTGCCAAACGCCTGGCTCGCTTGGCTCTCACAGCACCGCCGACAGCCCTCCTTTTAGTGCTGCCCTTCATCTACAACCTGATCCGGCGCCACCCGTCCTGCAGAATCCTCATTCACAAGCCCAGCACACAGGATGGTGAGCGTCAGTCACTCTCCTGTTTATGGTTGTCattgcatttgtttaaaaatgtcagGGGTTTTAGATTGCCCATTAATTATACTTAACACAGCTTGTAAGAATGTTCCTGCAATGCACCATCCAAGGAAgcattgtttatatatatatatatatatatatatatatatatatatatatatatatatatatatgtgtatttatgtttgtttctaATGACAGAGTCGGTGGAGGACCCATATCTAATGGATGAAGAGGATCCTGCCCAGTGCCGTGCCTTAGAGAGCAGCTTGTGGGAGATTAAGGTGTGTACCACATGTGATGGTTTTGGATTCACAAATACATCGTGACATCGAGATATGACTTGTCAGCCAAGGGTTTTAATTATAAAACGAGATGAAGGAATATCATACCTTTTGCTATCTTACTTaattttcaattattttcttctcttttcctgcAGACATTGCAGAAGCATTACCATCCAGATGTGGCCAAGGCTGCTGTGTCCATCAACACACCTCTGTCCGGACAAGAGGAGGACATCACTGAGGTGCTGGAGATAACAACATATGAGGTAATGTGAAACTTCCACAGTTACTCAATATTTTCTATTACTAAATGGAAGGTAACTCTAATAAATGTTATTACTCCTCTTATTCTCAAACAATAATTTGAGTAGCTTGAATAATGCGTCCCATGTTCTTATCCCCAGCTGATGGAGAGAGACCTGAAGAAGTCTCGGATCAAGAGTGTCCCACTGGAGTTTGAAACTGCCACACAGTTACTAAACGGAGTGGGAGATGTTTTAGGACAGCACTTCTGTCTGGATTAAAACAAGGAAAAATGAGCGACCTGCATTTTTAGCATGTTACACATTTCTGGGACCAGTTTATATTTTCAAGGTAGCCGTTTGGCCTGGACCGGAAGTGAGGACAGACGTTTCTTTGAGTCCAgctacagcagcagcaagaATGACAGAAATGCCTAAAACCTGgagttgtgttattgtttatcTCTGACTATTGATGTGTAACTATTGTGTATCAGTAAAACAACTTTTCCATAGCTTGTGGTGTATACATCTCtaggtttgtgttttttggactgataaaagaaaatgatttaCAAATTAATGGGAAgcggaaggtttttttttccaatttaaatGTCTGTACACGTTTGAGTATTGTATGGCCAAGATTCTCAATAATGATCATGGAGTTTTTCTGTTAAAATGAATCGGGGCCAAAAGATGGCGACTATCTATTCAGCACAGATTGTATAAAGCCCCTTGAGACTAATTTGAGACGTGTGGCTATTTAAATACAATTCACTTGACTGGAGACTAACAAACAGTACAGCTCTACAGTGCTTCATAATGGTACTTTTACTGTTGATGTCAGTACCTCCTGGCTTCAGCACCGTAGACACCAGAGATAATAAAAGGGGAATCCGTAGTATAGTTCTACCTATCCGGTGGTGAGAAGCAACATTTCAGCCTTGAAAAAAAACGAATGTCTGGGCTGTTTCGTTCTCTGTCCGGAAGTAgccaagaaaacaaaagcagcctTAAAGGCCCCGCACAGGCCCGCAGGTGTTTCCACTTATCCAGGTTGATTGCACTCcggtagagtgtgtgtgtgtgtttgtgaagtaTCGGGGTCATGCTGACGTCATACTTATCCTGAAATGCTCTTTTCCATCGCCAgttaatatttaattatcttgttaAGTGTGCCATATGGTCAAACAGCAGGCAGCACATGGGAACAAGAGCACCGTGAGAGAAAATCCTGAATCATAACTGACGTGTGTGAAAAGAGCAAGTCATATCGGGTGAGTGCTGTCCCAAACACGGAGCCTCGCTCGCAGGCGGACAAGCGGAGCAGCGAAACGCGTTTGAGGACACGCTGTGTTTCAGCGTTCTGTtttttcagaatttttttttcaatgtgatTTTTGACGTTATGgaaattgtatgttttttttttcttcttttttgaagCGTTTCGTTTTTGAGGATTATAAAGCAAACACATGCCACTATACTCTCAATCGGGAAGGTGAGAAGAGGATGGGAGCAACCGACGAGCTCACTTGGATGGGTAAAACACAACCTTCCGAAGTTATTACTGAGAATAAAGTCCCCCCTATACTATAGATATACgttgtccttttttaaaggaTATGCAATCTGAAGTTTTTCTTCAGTTGCAGCCACTTTGAAGAGAAATTACAAGATACATGCAGAGCTTGGAGCATTCAACATTATTTACAagccattacacacacacacacacacacacacacacacactttataatgCAGTAATCTCATAACTGAACTCCACTTTTGCAAACTAATTGGGTTTGCGCTAAAGTGTTAAATGCACTACAATAATGATCATAATAAAGCTGAGTTAACTACATGGCATCGCAACAGTAATACTCTACTGTCTTCTTGAGAGGGAGGAGGCATactaaaaaacaacagaaataacAGGAAATCAATCTGAGCTATTCATCTGAGAGAATAATTAATAGGGAGTTGGTAAATTAAAACCCCCATTCAGGCCTGGATAATGAGGCACGCACAGCACCTTCCTCCTCTTACTTTAATACATTTGTGAGACTTACCAATGCAGGTTCATAGATGGCTTGGTGGGATGGAACATTTCTGCATAAATCTACAGGACTCCTGagctttgtgtgttgttgttgttgttgttgttgttgttgtggttttgtctgTCCGCCTCCAGTCCCCTGCAAGGAAATAGAAGCTGTCCAAGGTGAGTCAGCACGGAGAGAAGCTGTTTGAGCAGTTGGCTGAGGCTTCAAGAGAGACTGGGGAAGAGGGAACTGATTAATTTGACactatttgtttttctattacCTCTTTGAAAAAACTGGTTGAAATCAAATCGCCTGTATTTCTTCTTTGTCCATTTGTTGATAgtatccccaaaaaaaaaaaacagtttgactATCACAATTCTTTTTCATACTGTGATCTTGTCCTGCAGTTGCTTTTGTTTATTACAAAAGATATGCACTCGTCTAAACGACAGAACACAGATAACTGAAATCAGCTGCTTCAGTATTTATTATGATGAAGCAGTTGAGTCAGATAAGTCAAATCTCGTGAAGCAGCATTAACCTTCTTAACCTTCCATGTGTCACTGCATGGTAGTTTCTGtgaatacagtgtgtgtgtgtgtgagtgcgtgtgtgtttgtgaaaaggTAAAAAACAGAGTATGTAGATGGGGCTTTAGCACTGACTGATAAAATCGTATGTTTTTCCCATGCTCCCCCCTTTCATTGTGTTGCTGTGATACAGTAATCCTCTCTTATGTAACTGAGTCTCTCGCTCtatctcactcactcactctcactctaaCTCAATGATCACACTCGTACACATGCACATGGGCACACACTCATTTATGTATCAACCACACCAGTCAGCACCTACAAATGCATGTAGACGTATTGATGCAGGGGGCAGCACTGTTTAATTGGACATTGTTGCTGTCAGGGATTGACTGTATACTTGCATTAACATTcaagtgatgtgtttttaaatgaaagaagaTGAAGACATTGTACAGTAAGTGTCAAGAAACCCCTTGCTAGATTTGTTAGTGCAATATGCAATGCAttcttttctgtgtttatgGTTGTATGTGCAGtttcacatttctgtttgctacattaaaataattttcttttcaGGTCAACTTGGAGAATTTGTAAAGATGATAATGACAATGAGTTTTCTAGCTATTTACGTGAAGCTGCACAGGAATAACAAAGTACGAGTAAAAGTTCAGTACTAAAGTCCaaatcttaaccagtaacacgcAAATACAAAAGGTCTTTGGTAATCCGTCAAAATGCCAATGTACTTGATATGAAACTAGTGTATGCATGTTCGTCTGTGTGTACATTTCTTATGTACACATTCAGTTGTACGTTTTggttttgtatgtgtgtgtgtgtgtgtgtgtgtgagtaagtgaaTGCTTGGATGAAGGTGTGAGGTTTGCAGTGTGGCTCCAGCGTGTTTAATCTCTGGTTGTGTGGGTTTTGCAGGCGATAATGCAGGATCACACGTCCGGCGCTAAcatggaggagctgctgagcCGCTCTCAGGTGGAGTTACAGTCGATCCAAAGACAGCTGGCCATGATTGCTGCCAGAAACATACAGCATCACCACCTGCACACCAAGGGCAAGGTACTGTGGTACCACATACTGAAGGCCAGTGTTGCCACTACTGCTCCGACATGAAAACACTACTAGGAGTAGAACTTTGCCCACCAATACACATTTATACTCCTAGTCATGATTCAATTATCCTGTTATCAACATGAAACAGATCTCCTTGACAGGAGGACATCTGGGGATAAAGCACCACTTTTATGGACTGTCCTTAGAAAAAAGGAACATCTGCTCAACCTAATCTGCCAGAACTTCATTACACGTTATTATGATGCAACATTTGATGATGCTTTTAGACTTTCTGCCGCTCTTGATGATGGACTTCCTGTTGGAGTTTAACCACCAACTCCTCCAATACACATATAACGCAGATGTAGGTCTTTGTAATGACAATAATTGTGATGtgtaatatttttgtttaacaACTCAAACTTTGACTTCAGCATGATCACCATTGTTATTGACGAACGGTATTCATCTCATTCCAGCTCCTCCAGTCTTACAATTTTAAAGTTGAGAGTTTTGTATTTTTGACTGGAAATACGTTGCTTTCAATAATCTTTTACCTTATTTGACCCTAACAAATTAACAACTTtctgctgttttaaaaaaatcttcctATACTACAAATGTTGGGGGAGCTTTGATGGCAACTGGCATGCCATGTCCTGATTTAGATGTACTGACCAACACGAGATTGTAATAGGCATTTCTATCCTTGACTGATATTCTTTAttaaaaacaccacaaaaaCAGAAGGACTGCAATGGCTCCATTAGAAGAACTCAGGCCTTGAAGTGAAATATCAAATAacttatttttgtacattttccattttaaatattaaagaatACATCCCCATCTATTTTGTTAGCTTCGTGGAAAACATACCATGTGACATGTGTCGCAGGTGTAGAGAAATCTTCAACCAATAACTCCATCccacatgtttgtatttttacttttattccatatggcaggaggaggacggcaTACTTCTTGAAAACACACGTCAAACATTTAAAGTTGAGGCCAGGCCACAATAAGCTCTAATGGCAGCTTGCTGGGTCATTAAATGACACGTTGCCTTCAgctattttcatatttaaaggGGTCATTGAATGTTTCTGCCCAATCCAGTTTCCATCTGTTCCTGAACCCCGGTCTCTCAGGGCTTCATGTCATGTGTGAAAACCACAATTCAATCCGAGAGCAATGCGTCTACAGTAAGGATGGAAACCGACTGTGAGCAAGCGTTGCTAGGCAACAGAGTGGAACAAAGAGTACCTTCTGCTTTCTCTTCGCACACTagtgtctctttctttctgtcctctcctctgtcctgtgcCTCCGTTCCAGTGTTAAAACAGAGGACGCCTGTCGACATAATACATTGAGTGCCTGCTGCTGATGCAACCTCACTAAAACCACCACGCTGATTCAATTTGAGTCCTCTGACCAGGGATTtagaagagacaaagagagaaaaaggatgGTTGTATCTGAAGTCTGTCCAGGAACATTTAAGTGTAGATTTGATCTGATGCGAGAGGAAAGTTGCAAGTAGTAATACTGAGCAAACACAGAAAGATACAGAGGAAACAGGGATGCTGGACCTCGATGTATACTCTGCTTGAGAAATCTATTCAGAGAGGATGCTCATCTATGATGTAATGATTTACACATCACTGCTCAACAGATTTGCATAGTCCATTTAAATGAAAGCTGCCCTGcatgtcatgtgttttttttgttgcctgtGTGACGTTTTGGGGTGTGCACATGTCTGCGTATGAGCCAGACTGAGAGCAAAAGTATCAGGGAGGGGGGATTTTAAAGCACGACTGGAGGAAGATGCAGAGAGCGCGAGAGGAAGCGTGAGCACATTCAGGGGCGGGActcagggagtgtgtgtgcgcgcgtgtgcgtgcgcgtgtgtgtgtgagagtgccaAGCCACTGTAGCTTCTTTTGCTTTCACTGTTAGTGGAGCTTCAGATCTGAACCGCTCTTTCCAAACGCACACGCGGGCACTCATGCAGCGGCAAACACGTGCACACGCGCGGGCGCGTCACTGCCAGCCGGTAATGTGACGGGAGGAGAGTCATCCTGGGACAGTAGCGGTGCTGCTTTTAAGGTAGGGACATTGTCACTGTTTATGTCAGCAAATACATACCTGTCTGTCCACGCTGCTGCCCCATTCCCCTTTTTTAGACTGTTATTAGTAGACACCGTTGATTTTCttaaattcaaaacacacacaatatgtgcTGGATGCTGCTGTAGCTGCTGTGCTTCTGAGAGGTGTAACACATGCTGGGAAACACAGGACGTGTTCTCTTTATGAGGAGTGTTTGTGAATGATGCTGAAGTGGTGACGCTAGATTTATGAATCCAAATCATAACCACACTTATGCTGGAGAAGAGTAGCTCGATGGGCttgaaaagacacattttctcttttcgAAAATCTATTTTAATGGTAGGTGTACATCGATGGCTGACTGCATCAGGCAGCACTGATGCAAGTGTTTCACTCACACACCAGATGGCGATATGGCAATTCTTTTAAATCACACCCCAGTCAAAATAAGATTACCTCGGGGTGTCCTGGTGGGTCGGTTGGCTGAGCACACGCCACTTAACCACAATGCCCTTGGTTGAAAGCCAGCCACCACATGCTGCTTTACTAATCTATTCTCCTGTGTCCCTTCACCATAAGTCATCCAACAAAACAGAAATGCcacaaaatcatttaaaaaataagtgaTTCATCGGATGACTATACTCACAGCATTTCCTGGTGTCCATGAAGAATTAAAATCGGTAGCTATTAATTACTGCAAAAGGGGAGGAAAGCTTAACTGTGCACAGCATAACGTACTAAAAAGCCTCTATTACATAATTATATGCTGTAACATCTTAATAGCTACCCACATTATCTGCCTTGCTTATAAACAGTTGCCCAGCCTCCATTTGTTCATCAGTGTACCCATCATTGGTGTGAACTTCTCATTGAGTCATGACTTGCGTCGGTGTCAGTTAACGTTAACCTCCCTTTTTGACCTCAAGCTTCTGCTTCGCTCTGCCTTTTGAGCTGTTCACGGACTTTGACCTTTTGCATTGTCATTAGTAAACACAAAaggaatttctttcttttaaagaaggaaacaaaaacgCATATAATTTAGCATCTGAAGTGGTTAAAACTTCTTCTATTGTGTGTCCCTGAAATCCACAAAGACCGATGCAATCTAAATATCAACCAAGCGACTAAACCAAGGTGAGGTACATTGATCGATCATTAAAGGATTCTGGTAAAGACAGACATCGCCTTCACCACTAGTAGTTGCCTAGCTATTCCTGTCAATAGGTTTATTGTATAGGTAACATGTGGTTACATCTTCATTATCGTACACTTCCTCTGAGCACTCTATGCCTGAACTTTGAGATACAACAGAAGGGGCATATCCGGTTGGGTAAAGGTTACCTCTGACATTTTTCACATATCTTTTGTGAGCACTCGTAAGGCTTGGAAGTCTTCATATATTGCTCAGGTAATCTTTTACCTTTGACTGACCCCTTGACATGGACTCGCTTTATTCAATAGGATTAAAAgacataaaagagaaaataagcaATTTTAAATACAGTGCTCGGCTTGGATACTAGCAGCTTATGAGGCAATGTAACAGATTTAGAcaaacacttaaataaataaagaattattctttctttgtgtgtgttatccaCTGTGATGAATAGACAAAGGAagatgcattttgtttttaccTGTGGATTATTCTGAAGAACGGCGTTGCATCCTTCCACACATTGTCAATCTTCTTATTTATacactatttatatatttatattggtaTCTTATCTTGTGGTCCTCCACAGTGGTCTATGGAAAACCAACAGAAAATGCAGAGAACCGCTGTTCCAtcataatgaatgaatgttggATGTAATTGTGTTGCATGTGATGTGCCATTTGCTCATCCACACTGAATTGAAAGGCTGGCTTCAGAACGTGTGTGAAACAGCCCCCCTTTGGGAGTGAACGCACGACCCTGAATGGGTTTCTGTACCTTTCACTGCGTCCCTTTTGAATTCCTCCCTTCCTGGCTCACATTTAGCAGAAGATTGTTGTCAGTGTTTCTTTTGGCCCCAGAGCGCACAAGTGCGTCATGATTCCCAACTCTGACGCAGCTCCTGTCAGAGCAGCTTCGGCAGCTCCCTCGGTACAAGGATGATGTCTCCCAAGTGGACGACACAATTGGGCCCTGTCCGACTCGGGACTGGGACTAGTCACAACCTCTGTTCTCTGCATGCCTGACTGATTTGGGGAGGGAACTAATCATGTCTCAATTAGATGTCTCAACCTGGCATTGATAAGTGTTGATGAGTACCATTAATCTGCTCCAGTGCCCAGCCAGCAATTCATGTTATAATTTTACAATAACCACATGTTGTCAGGTCACCAAAGTGAtaacctgtttttattttttttcgagAGAGCACGTTCAGTTTTTGCACAAATGATTTTCTGGTCTAAATGACTCATGCATCAGTTCTCACAAGAATGTCCATATGGCCTAATATCTCACTCTAAATAGGCTGACTGAATGTGttagcctgtctgtctgtttggaAAACCCACAGTACTGGCAGgtctatctatctctctgtctgttcttGGAAAGTCCACCATATTACACTGTGGGTCTATCTGCAGGCTTGTCTGCTTGGCAGGTCTGTTGTATTATCAGGTGTATCTGGCTGTCTTTCTGTCGGCTTGGCAGGTCCATCAtcctggctttggctgtctGTGTTAACTGACATATTGCTTGCAACTTTGTTTTTCGTCTTTGTGGAGGATGACAGTCTGGGGATCTggttgttatatttgtgtgaGTTCTTTTGTGTCCCTGACAAGATGCCAAATGCTCTGCTAGCACTCTAATTGATATATCAGAGTAATATAAACCAATATTAGAACCACCTgttggttggtctcttctgtgGGTTACAACAAGGGGAAAAGGGTTAGAGTTTGAAGAGAAGAATTggcatacattttcatttcttctttAATTATCCTCCATGTGGTCATTTACATTTTAGTGAGAGAAAGCAGAGAAAAGTGAACTGACTTCAGAGTAATGCAGCACAGATTTCTTTTGTCTAGGGTGGTaattgtttccctttttaaagctCTGGTATTATTGGAGTGGCTGGTCTGCCTAAGTGTGCTTTTTCAGAAGGCAAATGGGAAGGCTACACCCCATTTGGGATTTAATGATTGCAGCTCTCCAAAATGTTCCCATTTCATACTTTTACATTCCTCAAAGTAGATATGTTGGATCAGAGCATCAAATCTGTTTTTAGATTAACTCTTAGGGAAGAGTTTCTCATCTGACACGAAATGGAGCAAAAGGCATCCTCACAACCAGGCAGAGAGAGTTTACATGCACTTCTTCTAAATCAGCTTCCCCCTTACCTCGACCAAACAGCTGCTCAGCTCCTCTATTATCTGCAGCTCCTCTGGTGGCCTCAAAGTCATTGgacaatttaaaaagtacaagaTTGGCAGCAGAGCAGTTCTGTTCCAAAACAAGACAATTGCTAACTCAAAAACGCACTATCAAATTGTACACATGGATGTCTGGCACCAAGGACAGCTAAGCAATACGAGAAATTATTCACCACTACAATCTGCTTATTACAGATATGTAGTTTATTTCCATGGAAGGTCCAAGCGCCAGAGTGAAAATTCACTTTCAAAGGCCATTCTAATCCATCAAGAAAACTTCTAAGGAGAAAAACACTGACTGGCAAATCCTGCTGAGGCTCAAAACCTGTTGCAGTAGCAGCTTCATTTTAAGGCCTGGTAATCCTTTTCCTGTGACTGACCCCACGGGATGCAACTAAAGCCTGAGTACGTCGCTGTAAGCAAGATTGACAGTAGCCTTATGTCCTCTTCCATAACTTATATTAATCAAGtgctcacttcctcctcatgAATATTGTTTATACGCACTCATCGGCCTGTCTGTTGTTCAGGTGGACGGCCTGCCACTTCAGTCTAGAtttctcaacaactattggatggatggcCATGTGATGTGGTACAGATATGCGTCATGATTTTGTAATGATTGTGGcttccaccagcaggtcaatgttttcatttgtcttGTGAAATATCGCTACATATAACCTCTGTAATCCCTTCTTTCACAGTtatggttttgagtgaaatttATTTCCATGAAATGTTGTACAAAAATTCTCGTTACCCTCTGGATGATCTTTAATAAGGTTGGTGATCCACTGACTTCATCTTGCTTCATCATCAGCTTTTAACTTTGATTTGTTCATTATTTTGGTCTATGAACAAAT is a genomic window of Cyclopterus lumpus isolate fCycLum1 chromosome 12, fCycLum1.pri, whole genome shotgun sequence containing:
- the noc4l gene encoding nucleolar complex protein 4 homolog translates to MAPAKKRNVISAKTPEQSGKKAKIDLNTKVENVLESRKNANDVFDILEFLESRKEKDVVNAVNACSKLFTTLLEKNELFLGKLPAEDEALSGSRSADEKYSMFMRHRYNSCVEMLLEHLNHELHCVKESALCCLMKFAAGEGQHPLEDLDWNEHYSFPRELIQAVVDRLLTKTTDNSLLISRFQEFLEMEDVRYYVMSSIRENVGKVMDKNKGALVPVYQNNVFTLMSNISVPSEESELTTFMIKQEAKHEDWKVAKLNEHKRAFERMWLGFLKYKLPSNMYKKILVILHDSILPNMSKPTLMIDFLSAAYEVGGAISLLALNGLFVLIHQHNLDYPDFYKKLYNLLEPSVFHVKYRARFFHLANLFLSSSHLPVYLVAAFAKRLARLALTAPPTALLLVLPFIYNLIRRHPSCRILIHKPSTQDESVEDPYLMDEEDPAQCRALESSLWEIKTLQKHYHPDVAKAAVSINTPLSGQEEDITEVLEITTYELMERDLKKSRIKSVPLEFETATQLLNGVGDVLGQHFCLD